Part of the Xanthomonas sp. SI genome is shown below.
TGCGCCGCCTTCAGCACAAACCAGCTATGGAACAGCCACCAGTCGCCTTGCGCCAGCAAGGCCACCCGCTCCGCGGGCAAGTTATCCGCGGTGATGCCCTTGCATGACAAGCCATTGAGTTGGGCCAGCACCAGCTCGGGCCGGTCCGCATCGAGTCTGCGCGATAACCCAAGCAGATACAGACCATCGTTAGGTCCGATCGCCGTCCGCGTCGGTATCAAGTTGGCCAATCCGACTGCCAGGTTGAGCACCGCGAAACCGACGCAGAATGCACCCATGCGCGCCTGGACCCCCAGATGCAACGCCAGCGCGCCCGTCAGCAGCGCCACCAGCAGATTCGCCGCAGGGCCTCCGGCGCTCAACACCGCGTATTGCGGGCGCAGCGCGGCATACGGATTGATCAGCGCCATCACATAACCGGCGTAACCGGACCGTCCGCGTTGCCATCGCACGCGCCAGCCGCGGCGGCGCGCAAGCATCTGCAGCGGGCCGATCTTCATCATGTACACGGTCATGCCCATGCCGCGTGCGGCAAGCAGGTGGCCGTATTCGTGCACGGCGAGCGTGGCCAGCAGCATGGCCGGGAGCAGGCAGACCGCCAGGATCTCCAGCGAGCGCGGAATCCACACTCCGGCCACCGCCGAGCAGCCGATCAGCATGGCGCCCACTCCTACGGCCAACAGCACCATCTGGAAAAACTGCAACACCCGATTGGCGTTCGGCGAAGGCGACCACGCCTCGGACGCAGGCTCGATCGCGCTCATGGCCCGCGCCGATATGCGGAGCGGGAGCTATCCGATCTTGCCGGCTCGCGCGAGCACCGGTGGTTCCGCGCCGGAGCGCGCGTCTGGAGCATGGCGTGTTGCCGTCGCAGCGTCGCTACGCCTCGCCTGCATCTCCTGTTCTGTTGTTTCATCGCGCGGCGGGATCCTCGTACACGGCCAGCATGTCGGCGGCCGCCAACGCGCGGTTGTGGCGCAGCGACCGCGCCAAGCTATTTCCGGACTGAAGTGCGGCCGCAGCGCCCTGCTCCTCGAGCGCATGTTGCAACCGCGCAGGCAGCCCCCAATCGGCCGAGATGGCTTTCGCGCAGGGCGCAGACCAGGTTTCCAGGAGGCCGGCGATCAGCTGCGGATCCGGACGCACTCCAGGATGCTTGCCATGCGCATCGCGGACCACCTGCACCACAGCCACCGCGGCCAGTCCATACAGCAGCGCCAGCAACTGCACCCCATTCGGATCATCGCGCTGCATTGCCTTTGCATCGCCGGCCGTGGCCTTGGCCGACAGCAAGGTGTGCTCCCACAGCAGCGCCGCGCAGCGGCCGAACGCGCTGCCGTCGTCGGCGATGACCGGCTGCAGCAGCGCGGCCAGCACGATCTGGCGCAGGCCCTCGGTGCCGAGCAAGGCCACCGCGCGCTCCAGGTTCTCGATCGGCTCGGCGTGGCGGCGGTACGCGGCGCTGTTGGCGATGCGCAGCAGGTTGCCGGCCAGCGCCGGATCCTGGCCGAGAATCGCGGCGATGGCCTGGGCGCCGGCATCGGGATCGTTGATCGCGCGGGTCAGCTGCGGCAACAGCTGCGGGCGGCGCGGCGTATAGCGCGGATGCGCATCGATGCGCGCCAGGACCGCAACGGCCGCCGCGGCGATCTCGGCCTGCCCGGCACGCGACGCCGCGCTCGGTTCGGGCGCAGGCATGCCGGCGAACGCCAGCGCGTACAGGCGCAGCAACAGCGCGGATTCCTGCTCTGCGGAAAGTTCGGCGGCAGTTGCGGCCAAGCCCTGCTCCGGCTCCGCCGCGATCGCCGCGTCCGTGACCGCGTCTTCGGCGGCGGCACGGTGCGCAGACGCCGCGGCTGTTCGCGCAACGGCGATCGGCACCACAGGTCCACGCGGGCGCCCACGGCGCCACATCCAGCCGCCGATGCCCAGCAGCAACACGACGGCAACGCCTGCAATCCAAATCGACGGCACCATCATCGGCATCCGCAAGGTCGCCAGATCCCCCACCCGGCTGGAAGCGCAGCCCTGGCCAGGCGCGCCACGCCATTCAAGCATGGCGCGCAGATTCCTGCTTGAACGGCGGCGCCGGCCTGCACGCGAAGCCGCAGCGACTGCGCGGCGCTGGCGCCCTGCACGCTCAGGGCGCCGGCGCAGCCGCCGCGCGATGCCCGTAGCTGAGCACCCGCGTCAGCTTCCAGCCGTCCTGGTCCTGGCGCCACACCATCACGAACTTGGCGATACCCTCGCAACGCCCGCTGGCCAGTTCGCAGAAGCGGTGCTCGCCTTCCTCGATCGCACCGAAGTCCTTGACCGGGTAGACCCGCAGCGTGCCGTCCACCAATTCGCGACGCACCTTGCCGCAGATCCACTTGCGCGTGTTGTCCACCACGGTCTTGCGGTCCCAGCTGGCCCCACCGGTGTCGTGATAGAACTCCACGTCGGGCACGAACAGTTGCTCGAACGCCGCCATGTCGCAGCGGTTGTAGGCGCCGAACAGGCGCTGGTCCAGCGCGGCGACCGTGTCGAACAGCGGCCCCGCAGTGCCGTCCTCGGCCGGCGCCGCGGCCCGCGCGGTCACCGCGCAAGCCAGCAGCAGTAGCGATCCCCAAATCTTCATCCGCCGCACCCCCTAGTCGTCGATGCGCAACTATGCGTCTCCCCAGGCCGCGCCCGCAATGGCGCCAGGCGCATGCCGCAGCCAGTGGGCTGGGCGGCGGCAAACGCAGACATGGATGGCTGCAGGCACCCTCAGCGCACGCGCCGCAGCCGCCGTTGGCCGGCGGCTACATGTTGCGCCGGTACTCCCCGCCCACTTCGTACAGCACGTGGCTGATCTGCCCCAGGCTGTGGGTCTTTACCGCCTGCATCAGCGCGGCGAAGACGTTGCGGCGCTCGCGCGCGGCACGCTGCAGATAGCCGAGGCCGGCCGCATCGCCGGGAACAGGCGCGCCTGCAACTTCGCCCGGTTCTGCTGGCAGCGGCTGCGCCGGCGCAATGCCGTTGCGGC
Proteins encoded:
- a CDS encoding M50 family metallopeptidase, which encodes MSAIEPASEAWSPSPNANRVLQFFQMVLLAVGVGAMLIGCSAVAGVWIPRSLEILAVCLLPAMLLATLAVHEYGHLLAARGMGMTVYMMKIGPLQMLARRRGWRVRWQRGRSGYAGYVMALINPYAALRPQYAVLSAGGPAANLLVALLTGALALHLGVQARMGAFCVGFAVLNLAVGLANLIPTRTAIGPNDGLYLLGLSRRLDADRPELVLAQLNGLSCKGITADNLPAERVALLAQGDWWLFHSWFVLKAAQNRCQWRHAAALEVAVADQIAALPEHSAAHFSQLIAILQCELSFSRAMAGETDAAPLDATLTAEIDWSIPSLRMRCQALMAVQRGEDASALRLLDQAQECAQGELDPSLRISEGILLEAVRQRIRSDPSRSAP
- a CDS encoding HDOD domain-containing protein, translating into MAATAAELSAEQESALLLRLYALAFAGMPAPEPSAASRAGQAEIAAAAVAVLARIDAHPRYTPRRPQLLPQLTRAINDPDAGAQAIAAILGQDPALAGNLLRIANSAAYRRHAEPIENLERAVALLGTEGLRQIVLAALLQPVIADDGSAFGRCAALLWEHTLLSAKATAGDAKAMQRDDPNGVQLLALLYGLAAVAVVQVVRDAHGKHPGVRPDPQLIAGLLETWSAPCAKAISADWGLPARLQHALEEQGAAAALQSGNSLARSLRHNRALAAADMLAVYEDPAAR
- a CDS encoding nuclear transport factor 2 family protein — encoded protein: MKIWGSLLLLACAVTARAAAPAEDGTAGPLFDTVAALDQRLFGAYNRCDMAAFEQLFVPDVEFYHDTGGASWDRKTVVDNTRKWICGKVRRELVDGTLRVYPVKDFGAIEEGEHRFCELASGRCEGIAKFVMVWRQDQDGWKLTRVLSYGHRAAAAPAP